The stretch of DNA AATTAGTGTAGTAATCTTGCGTACCAAATTCCGGTTTAAGACTGTATTCAATGCGATATGAAGCAGTTCTTCCTTGAGAAAAGTCGGGTTTGATCGCTACTCTTTGAACTTGGGAAGATTCGACCTGCTCAATAAATTTGCTATAAGCTGAGTGTGAACGGACTGCTGTTTTCATAACACTAATTCCCCTAGAAAGGAACATCTTGCTTCATACTTCCTACTGTCTTGATTTTCTGGTAATAGCTTTAAAGAGGACAGATGAAATTACACCAGAGGTTATCGTGTTTTCCGAAGCATTAGCTAATGAGTGCGGTTATTACCTTTTTTTGGTTCGGTTGTTTAATAAAATATTGTTTGACTAATTTAATTATCAAACTTTAGCGCTGACGACATACCACATATTATTTGGTAAAGTTCGCCTGCCCAAATATTGTGCTTCTAAATCGTCTTGTTGCCAAATTTCAAGATCTCGAAATCCTTGATTCATCAACCAATTTGCCATTTCATCGCTTTCCATTCCAAAGAGGTAGGGTTCACCAATTTTCTTGAGTTTATCCACATGGGAAATGATGCCGGGAATGCGATCGTTTTTAAAAGTCATCCAAGGTGAACAACAATCAAACACAAAGACTGAACTAGATGTCATCTGAGATTTGATAAAGTCCAAAAAATGAGAAATACTTTCTTGAGGTAAGTAATAACTGACTCCTTGCCACACATAAATCGTAGGAAGTTGGTTGTCAAAACCATACTCGGAAATCTGGCTGAGGTTATCATTATTGAAATCGAGAGGAACAAGTGATAAATTTGGCGGAATTGTACCTAATTTTTTGATTAAACATTTATGTTTATCTTCAATTGTTTTAGGTAAATCTATTTCAAAAGTGACAATAGAGTTTTTTTGAATGCAAGGTAAACGAAAAAATCTAGTATCGTATCCAGAACCAAGTAACAGGAGTTGTTGACATCCTGATGCGATCGCAAAAGCGATCGCTTCGTCTCCATGCTTTTCCCTCAGAACAATATACCAATAAGCTATCCTTTGAAACACCTCATCTTCGTCTGTCGGTTCAATATCTAAATTGAGAGGATTTTCTTGCCAATAACGCACGATAGATTCATCAAAAAACCAACTCAGATAATCATCTTTGAAAAGAGGATTTTCCTGAAATTGGTGAGCTAACTTCAACAAAGCAGTTCCCTTATTAGTTGACTTACCCAGATCGATACTCATAGCTAATTCACTCTTAACTTTGTTCGTCACAACTTTACTGTAATCAAACTCTAACGCAGCTAAGTTCAGCTTATTTATTTATGTAGAGAGCCACAGTCGAGCATACTTTTCATTAGAATATTTTTAGTATTAATTACATTTTGTATTGTAAGATATAATATGACAATATTAATCAACAACTATCCTGTGTAAAATGACTATTCCTCAATCAGAAGCAAAGCAACTATTAGAAAGAATGATTTTTGATGAAACAAGCCCTAAAGATTGGGTACAAGATGTTTGGGGTTTAAGTCCGATGTTGGGAGACAGTGCTGCCAAATTACTAGAAGCTTTTGAAATGTTAATTGAATGTTGTCCTGAAGAAAAGTTAGATAACTTATTACAATCTTTGTATCGAGAATATCTTGATTCGGAGTAGAATATTCTGTAAATAAATAAATTACTTCAGAGAGATCCCAAATGAAGCAAAAAAAGGATTCATTATTTGATGAAATCTACAAAATTGATGAATCTACAAATTTATACATGATTGAAGTTGGGCTGGATCAATACAGCGATATTTTCAATACCTGGGACCCCGCACCTTTCAAGCGGCGAGAACTCGATCCAGACCTGCAAGTTTATTTAGAAGAAAGTTCTAATGAAATTCCCGCAAAATATGCGATCGAACTTTGTTTCACACTTCCCCAGGGAAAGCGTGACGAAAGAATAGAAGCAGAAACCCGACAGGGATTAATGAATAGTTTTATCTTTAAAAGATACTTTCTGAAAAAGACAATCAAAAAAACTAATACTCAAATAATTTTATGTATTTTTCTAGGATTTGTTTTTCTGGGAATGGGAACAATCTTTTCTAATCGATTTGAGGGTAAACTTTTATTTTCTCTTCTGTCTGATGCACTACTAATCGGGGGATGGGTTTTTTTCTGGGAAGCAGTCTCTTTGTTCTTTTTTACTAATCGGGAACTCTATGAACGATACCGCCTCTATAGACGTTTACAGAGTGCTCCGGTAGTTTTTCGAGAAGCAACATAAAAATTGGTTTTTACCATGCTTCGACAAGCTTTATTTATTCTGGCTTTCAGCAGTTTTGGCATTTTACTGGAAAATTGTGGAGTGTTGGAAACTCTTAATTTCATAGGATTAGGCTTTACTGCTAATTATAGTATCAAGCTCTTCAGGCAATACTACTGGAATTTCTGCACCGATAAACCCAGATTTATCACGAGTTACTATCGCATCTACACAATGCACTACTCCACAAACGTACTGCACTGCATCCTCAAAATCACGAAAATTCAGTGCTATTGCTTGTTCAATTACATCTCGATCCACAGCACAAATGTTTAGATCTGTCATAACTTGGATGATTGCATTTTGAGCTACTACTGCTCCTGTTGCTCTACGGACAATGTAATAGATATTAGTGATTGTTGTTGCCGCAATAAATCCCTCAATCTCTCCAGTATCAATACGCTCAAATATTCTCGCCGCATTTTCCACAAACGGCTGTCGTTCTTGTAAAAAGTCAAGAACTACATTGGTATCAATCAGAATTCGCATTACTTATACTTCTCGGTGAGGTAGCTAACATAATCGTCTTTGGAATCAGAATCATCTGTAGCTGCTGAACTTTTGGCGATGCCTCGCAGTCGAGATAGATTTCCCCGTTTTAATTTTGGCGGAGTTTCTTGTTTTACTTCGATAAGCTTTTCTTCAGTCTGACTTTCAGCAGTTTTGGCAAGATATTTTTGGCTAATAAAATCGATGAAATCACTCACTTCTTGTAAGAGTGGTTCGGGAAGTTGTTGTAATTTGGCGATCGCACTATCACGAATAGTCATAATATTTGCCTCTTTCAGCCGTTTTTATTTTACTGCATAACTCAGAATCTGACGAACTTGAAAGTTTTACAAATTAGCGATCGGTATGTAGAAATGAGTAATATATTATAGCGGCGACACTGTAAAATATCATCATTCCACCTGACATACCTCTTAATCGCCAATATCGCCAAACCTCTGTACCAGTTTCTGTAGAAAAATTCATAAATAAGCAGAACAAGCCGTTAATGAAGCCAGAAACAAAGATACCCCAAAATATAAATTTCATCCAAATAGGACAAGACACATGAAAAGGAGACTAAAAACTTTCATGTACTTCATAATAGTCAACACCAAATTCATTCAGGGTGAGCAAAGCCCACCCAAATTTTAACCTACACCTTAAACTTTTCGGTAATTCGCTTCATCGCTTCTTCCACATTTTCCCGACTATTAAAAGCAGAAATACGGAAATAACCTTCACCTGCTGCACCGAAACCAGAACCGGGAGTTCCTACTACATTGCAAGTGTGCAACAGTTTATCAAAGAAATCCCAACTCGATAAATTATTTGGGGTTTTTAGCCAAACATAAGGGGCATTTACTCCGCCATAAACTGCAATTCCTGCTGATGTTAATTGTTCGCGGATAATCCGGGCATTTTCCAAATAAAAACTGACTAATGCCTTAACTTGGGCTTTGCCTGCTTCGGAATAAACTGCTTCTGCGCCTTTTTGTACGATGTAAGAAACGCCGTTGAATTTAGTTGATTGGCGACGATTCCATAATTTCCATAATTCTACATCGGAACCGTCGGCAGCTTTGGCGGTTAAGGTTTTTGGTACTACTGTGAATGCACAACGAGTTCCGGTAAATCCGGCGGTTTTGGAGAAAGAACGAAATTCGATCGCACAATCCCGCGCCCCCTCTATTTCATAAATAGAATGGGGTATATTTTCATCAGTAATAAATGCCTCATAAGCTGCATCATAGAAAATGATCGCATTATTAGCTTTGGCATAATCAACCCAAGCTTTTAAATGTTCTTTGGTCGCAACTGCACCTGTGGGATTATTAGGAAAACAGAGATAAATTAGATCGACTTTTTCCGTAGGAAGTGAAGCGGTAAAGTTATTTTCGGCGGTGATTGGTAAATAAACTAAACCTGCAAATTCGCCTTTTTCACTTGCCTCGCCCGTGTGTCCCGCCATCACGTTAGTATCTACATAAACGGGATAAACTGGATCGGTGACTGCAATAATATTGTCATTGCCAAAAATGTCGAGAATGTTGCCAGTATCGCACTTTGAACCGTCAGAAATGAAGATTTCCGAAGCGTCTACTTCGCATCCTCTCGCTTGGAAGTCGTTAGCTGCGATTTTCTCTCTTAACCAAGCATAACCTTGTTCGGGGCCATATCCCTTAAATGTGTTGCGATCGCCCATTTCTTCCACAGCTTTAATCATAGCTGTGCGGCAAGCTTCCGGCAAAGGTTCGGTAACGTCACCAATACCTAATCGAATAATTTTCGCATCAGGATTAGCTTCGGCAAAAGCATTGACTCGTCGCGCAATTTCGGGAAATAGATATCCAGCTTTCAGCTTCAAGTAGTTGTCGTTGATGGTTGCCATGTTAAATTGCAAAAAACGCCCTAAAATAGCTTACTGCTAAATTAGTATCTATTTACCTTGACCCTTCTTTTACTGAATAGTACCCGATTGGGTGAATCTAATGGATGAAGTAACAAAAGTTCCATTTTTGCGAGAATATGGTTACGAGGCGATACAAGCTTTTGCCTGTGTCTCCCAAAAAACTATGCTGTGTTTCCCCACCCTCAAAAGTGGGGTTTCTTATTTTTTCCAAGGTAATTTTGTACCCATTTCTGTCATCGCTGAAAAAATTAGATATAGTACTAGCAAACCTATTCCAGCAAAAAAAGCTAACAAGTCACTATCCATATTGTTCATAATCAACGCTCTGAGTAATAATAACTCTAGAAGTGCAAAATTTAAATAACTAATCGAGGTGGGGTGATGCGAAAGCTGTATTTTTTAGTTCCGGGAACCAAAGGAAAATTTGCTTGCGGTGGACTTTGGGCAGAATTAAAAACTGTGAAGTTAGCCCAGGAAATTTGTGATGCTAATGTTGTGACTTACCGCCAAAGGGAAAAAGACCAACTGTTTATTGATGATATATTAAATAGTCAAAATTTAGAGCAAGGTATTTTCGTAATCAGTTGGGGATTTGATGTTTCCAAACTCGTTAGTAAATTGAAAGGTTATAACTTAATTTATCATGCTCATAGTGCAGGTTATGGTTTTAAGATTCCCGCCAATATTCCCATTATCACTGTGAGCAGGAATACTCTAGGTTATTGGGGACAACAATCTCCTCATTCGTTAATTTACTATTTACCTAATCAAATTTCTGATGAGTTTACGAATTTAGGCTTATCACGAGATATTGATGTTTTAGTGCAAGCGAGAAAATCCTCAACTTATTTAATTAATGAATTAATTCCTGCTTTAAAAAAGCAGTGTAAAGTGGAGGTTATTGAGTCTTATGTAGAAGATTTACCTAGAGTTTTTAATCGAGCTAAAGTTTATTTATATGATTCTGCTGAATATTGGGCGCAACAGGGGGTAAGTGAGGGTTTTGGATTACAACCAATGGAAGCACTTGCTTGCGGTTGTCAAGTTTTTTCTAGCGTAAATGGTGGACTTTCGGATTATTTAGACCCTGGTTTTAATTGTCATAAAATTGCTGGATATTCTAAGAAATACGATATAGAAAGGATTTTAAATGTAGTCAATGGTTCAATTAGTATTACATTACCAGAACAGTTTTTTGCAGAATATAGAACGGAAAATATTATTAAAAGATTACAAGTGATTTTAGGGGAAATTAATCAGTTTTTCGATCGAAAACCAGATAATTTGACTAAGATTCAAGATTTAACAAAAATGCGAATTATGCAGCTAAATAGTCAAAGGATAATGAATAAGGTTTTAAAAAAGGTGTTGGGTTAAAAAATGATCGATCGCACGAAGACAGCCTGGAGTGGCTATAATTTAGAAAAGGACGAATTAAGAAGCGAAATTTGGTCTTTGCTAAAACAAGAAAAAGCCACAATTAACGATCCTTTTGGGCATATTCCTAATTTTGTGGGTGCGGAAAAGGCGGCAAAAAATTTGGCGGAGTTACCAGTTTGGCAACAAGCAAAAACGATTAAATGTAATCCTGATTCCCCGCAAATTGCGGTAAGATTACAAGCTTTAAAAGAGGGAAAACGTTTGTATATGGCGGTTCCTAAGTTAACAAATACTCGCTGTTTTGTGGAGTTGACGGCAGAACATTTGCGTCAGTGTAATGTAAAATTGGAGGAAGGTGCGATCGCACGTCAAGCATTAAAATTGGGTAAATTAGTCAGTTTTACAGAAATGCAACCTATTGATTTAGTAATCGTAGGTTGTGTCGCAGTTACACGCGATGGCGGACGTACTGGAAAAGGCGCGGGATTTGCAGATTTAGAACTAGCAATGTTACAAACTTTTGGGTTAATAGATTCAAATATTCCCATTGTTACTACAGTTCATCCATTACAAATTGTCCCAGATTCTCTGTTGCCCATGCAAACACATGATTGGTCACTTGATTGGATTATTAATTCTGAAGATGTAATTAAAACTAATTCTAACTATACTCGTCCCACTGGTTTAAATTGGGATATTATTCGCGCTGAACAATATCAGAAAATACCTATATTGAAACACTTAAAAAAGCAATTAAAACCCTAAATATACAAAAGTATATTTACCAATCATCAGATAATTGATTATATTGCGATTCTTTGTTTTTTAAAGAAATTCCTAAAGAAGTCAACACTTTTTTAGTATTAGATAAATCCCCGACTAATCTTTTTACAGGTAATGGTGCATCTTTAATCAAAGTGGGAATAGCAACTATATTGTCTGATAATAGTTGTTCGGGTTTTTCATAAACATCTATTACTTCTAATTCATAGTTATCAGGAAAATATTTTTCCGCAATTTTTTTTATGTTTCTGACAGCCCGAACGGAATTTGGTGTATTTCCTGTAATGTATAAGCGAAAACAGTAACGTTCATCCGTTATTTGGTTAACTACAGGCTTATTAAAGATTTTGGCTATTTTTTTTACGTCTTCTTTTTCCATAATTTTTACCTAATTTTAATTTTAAAAGCCTGTTGCTTTTCTTCAGCTTGGTCATATTCATTGCAACAAAAAAAGTTATACATTTATCTTGCTTTGTTAGTATTCTCCTTGCACTATACAAACTTACTACTCAACATCTGCTTGGCGCAAATCCGCAGCTTTTATTTGCGATTGTAATTTAATATCTTGATACAACTTTTCTTGTTCAATCATCATTTGAAACTCTTCTTCTTCAATATTTAATTGATCTTGCAAAGCAGCAATTTGCGATCGCATTATTGCCTGTTTTCTTTCCAATTCACGTCGCTTGCGTTCCAATTCTTGCTGGCGGATTAAATTATTCGCTTTTTCTTTGGCTTCTTGAACATTTCTGGCGGTACCAGTCAACACAGTTTCTTGTCCTAAGTAAACATTTACTAACTCTATACCTTGTTTGGTCAAAATAAATTCACGAACTTGATTAGAATGTTCCATACCACGAGATTTTAAGACATATAATACTCGGTTACGTTCTCCATTACTTTCAATAACTCGTAATTCTAACCAGGTATCCATTAAAGATGAAATGCCAATTTCTGTGTATTCTAAAGAACTATTACCTGTAACTAAATTTGTCAACATAACTGTAATTTGTTGACTTTTTAAAGAGTCAATTAATCGCATGAAAAATGATTTCGATTGCAGTAAATTCCCACCTAAAACTAAATTACTCATCGGATCGACAATCACTACATTTGGCTGAAATTCATTAATTAGATTATGAATTTGTACTAAGTGCATTTCCAATCCAAAAGCTGTCGGGCGTACTGCTTGAAATTTGAGCAATCCTTGACTGACTAAGGGATGTAAATCTAATCCCACAGACAACATATTGCGGAGAATTTGTTGTGGTGCTTCTTCAAAAGCTAAGTAAAGACAACGTTCACCACGACTACAAGTTGCTTGAGCAAAATGAGCAGCGATCGTACTTTTTCCTGTTCCCGCTGTACCTGTAATTAAAACACTACTACCTCGGAAATATCCTTGACCTCCTAACATTGTATCAAGGCGCGGAATTCCTGTGCTAATTCTTTCGGTAGAAATTTCATGGTCTAATCCTACAGATGTAATTGGTACAACAGAAATTCCTTTTTCGTTAATTAAAAATGGATATTCATTAGTACCATGATTAGAACCACGATATTTAATAATTTGTAAACGGCGAGTGGCAATTTCATTTTGCACTCGTTGTTCTAAACGAATTACGCAATCAGCAACATATTCTTCTAAGCCATGTCGAGTTAAAGTATTTTCGCCTTTTTCTCCTGTAATAATTGCTGTGACACCTTTGTTTTTTAGCCAACGGAATAAACGTTGTAATTCCGATCTAACTATTGTCGCATTGGATAAACCAACAAATAATGTTTCAATGGTATCTAAGACTATTCTTTTGGCGGCGATCGCGTCAATTATTTGTTCTAATCTAATAAATAAAGCTTCTAAGTTATAATCTCCAGTTTCTTCTATTTCATAAGGATCGATTTGAATGTGATCGATTAAAAATTGTTTCTCGGCGATTAATTTTTTTAAATCCCAACCCAAAGAACGGACGTTTTGGATCAGTTCATCAGGTGTTTCTTCAAAAGACACAAATACGCCCGGTTCTGAG from Phormidium ambiguum IAM M-71 encodes:
- a CDS encoding class I SAM-dependent methyltransferase, which codes for MSIDLGKSTNKGTALLKLAHQFQENPLFKDDYLSWFFDESIVRYWQENPLNLDIEPTDEDEVFQRIAYWYIVLREKHGDEAIAFAIASGCQQLLLLGSGYDTRFFRLPCIQKNSIVTFEIDLPKTIEDKHKCLIKKLGTIPPNLSLVPLDFNNDNLSQISEYGFDNQLPTIYVWQGVSYYLPQESISHFLDFIKSQMTSSSVFVFDCCSPWMTFKNDRIPGIISHVDKLKKIGEPYLFGMESDEMANWLMNQGFRDLEIWQQDDLEAQYLGRRTLPNNMWYVVSAKV
- a CDS encoding type II toxin-antitoxin system VapC family toxin, whose translation is MRILIDTNVVLDFLQERQPFVENAARIFERIDTGEIEGFIAATTITNIYYIVRRATGAVVAQNAIIQVMTDLNICAVDRDVIEQAIALNFRDFEDAVQYVCGVVHCVDAIVTRDKSGFIGAEIPVVLPEELDTIISSKA
- a CDS encoding DUF2281 domain-containing protein; amino-acid sequence: MTIRDSAIAKLQQLPEPLLQEVSDFIDFISQKYLAKTAESQTEEKLIEVKQETPPKLKRGNLSRLRGIAKSSAATDDSDSKDDYVSYLTEKYK
- a CDS encoding LL-diaminopimelate aminotransferase, which translates into the protein MATINDNYLKLKAGYLFPEIARRVNAFAEANPDAKIIRLGIGDVTEPLPEACRTAMIKAVEEMGDRNTFKGYGPEQGYAWLREKIAANDFQARGCEVDASEIFISDGSKCDTGNILDIFGNDNIIAVTDPVYPVYVDTNVMAGHTGEASEKGEFAGLVYLPITAENNFTASLPTEKVDLIYLCFPNNPTGAVATKEHLKAWVDYAKANNAIIFYDAAYEAFITDENIPHSIYEIEGARDCAIEFRSFSKTAGFTGTRCAFTVVPKTLTAKAADGSDVELWKLWNRRQSTKFNGVSYIVQKGAEAVYSEAGKAQVKALVSFYLENARIIREQLTSAGIAVYGGVNAPYVWLKTPNNLSSWDFFDKLLHTCNVVGTPGSGFGAAGEGYFRISAFNSRENVEEAMKRITEKFKV
- a CDS encoding glycosyltransferase gives rise to the protein MRKLYFLVPGTKGKFACGGLWAELKTVKLAQEICDANVVTYRQREKDQLFIDDILNSQNLEQGIFVISWGFDVSKLVSKLKGYNLIYHAHSAGYGFKIPANIPIITVSRNTLGYWGQQSPHSLIYYLPNQISDEFTNLGLSRDIDVLVQARKSSTYLINELIPALKKQCKVEVIESYVEDLPRVFNRAKVYLYDSAEYWAQQGVSEGFGLQPMEALACGCQVFSSVNGGLSDYLDPGFNCHKIAGYSKKYDIERILNVVNGSISITLPEQFFAEYRTENIIKRLQVILGEINQFFDRKPDNLTKIQDLTKMRIMQLNSQRIMNKVLKKVLG
- a CDS encoding 5-formyltetrahydrofolate cyclo-ligase, whose translation is MIDRTKTAWSGYNLEKDELRSEIWSLLKQEKATINDPFGHIPNFVGAEKAAKNLAELPVWQQAKTIKCNPDSPQIAVRLQALKEGKRLYMAVPKLTNTRCFVELTAEHLRQCNVKLEEGAIARQALKLGKLVSFTEMQPIDLVIVGCVAVTRDGGRTGKGAGFADLELAMLQTFGLIDSNIPIVTTVHPLQIVPDSLLPMQTHDWSLDWIINSEDVIKTNSNYTRPTGLNWDIIRAEQYQKIPILKHLKKQLKP
- a CDS encoding circadian clock KaiB family protein, whose translation is MEKEDVKKIAKIFNKPVVNQITDERYCFRLYITGNTPNSVRAVRNIKKIAEKYFPDNYELEVIDVYEKPEQLLSDNIVAIPTLIKDAPLPVKRLVGDLSNTKKVLTSLGISLKNKESQYNQLSDDW
- the kaiC gene encoding circadian clock protein KaiC, with protein sequence MLLDSETNKSYDDQLPKSPTGIQGLDEITGGGLPQGRPTLICGTAGSGKTLIGLNFLVSGVVSYSEPGVFVSFEETPDELIQNVRSLGWDLKKLIAEKQFLIDHIQIDPYEIEETGDYNLEALFIRLEQIIDAIAAKRIVLDTIETLFVGLSNATIVRSELQRLFRWLKNKGVTAIITGEKGENTLTRHGLEEYVADCVIRLEQRVQNEIATRRLQIIKYRGSNHGTNEYPFLINEKGISVVPITSVGLDHEISTERISTGIPRLDTMLGGQGYFRGSSVLITGTAGTGKSTIAAHFAQATCSRGERCLYLAFEEAPQQILRNMLSVGLDLHPLVSQGLLKFQAVRPTAFGLEMHLVQIHNLINEFQPNVVIVDPMSNLVLGGNLLQSKSFFMRLIDSLKSQQITVMLTNLVTGNSSLEYTEIGISSLMDTWLELRVIESNGERNRVLYVLKSRGMEHSNQVREFILTKQGIELVNVYLGQETVLTGTARNVQEAKEKANNLIRQQELERKRRELERKQAIMRSQIAALQDQLNIEEEEFQMMIEQEKLYQDIKLQSQIKAADLRQADVE